In Labrys monachus, the genomic stretch GCCGCCGGGCGGCTGCACACCGATGTCGGCTTCCAGGTGGTGGTGCGGCGCGACCTCGCCGGGCTGAGGGAGCTGCGCGAACTGGCTCCCGTCTCCTTCGAACTCTTCACCGCGGATGTCCCCGAGGCTTTCCTACATGACACGCTCGACGGCATGGACCGGGCGATGCGGGCGCTCGCTCCGCTCGACGTGCTGATCGGCGTGTCGCCGGGGGACGAGTCGATCCTGGCCGGCGAGACCCGGCGCAACGCCGGGCGGGCAGGGGGCGTCTGCGAATTCCAGGCGAGCCGGCCGCCTTTGGCCGAATCGGCCGGCATCGCCCGCGCCGTCCTCGCCGCCGCCGCGACCGGCGCGCGCATCCATATCCGGCAGACCAATTCGGCCCTGGGCATTGCGACCTGGCGGCGCCTGCGCGACATGGCCGACGCCAGCATCGAGACGACGCCGCAATGCCTGCTCTTCGCCAAGGACAGCTATGAGAGGCTCGGCGCCAACCTCAAGGCGTCGCCGCCGCTGCGCGAACAGGAGGATCTCGTCGCCATGCGCGAGGCCCTGCGTGCGGGCGCGATCGACATCGTCGCCACCGACCACGCGCCGCACAGTCCGGCCGAGAAGGCTGCTTCCTATGCGAATTTCGCCGACATCCCGGGCGGCATGCCGGGCGTGCAGACGCTTCTCGCCACGATGCTGCATTTCGTCGACCAAGGCGACATCGCCTTGAAGGACCTCGTGCGCATGTGCAGTGCCAATCCGGCGGCACGTTTCGGCCTCGGCGGGCGCAAGGGCGCCATCCGTCCCGGGCATGACGCCGATATCCTCATCCTCGACCCGTCGAAGCGAACGGTCGTTCACAACGAGGACCAGCTGTCGCGCGCCGGCTACACGCCTTTCGACGGGCTCGACGTGCCCTGGCGCCTCCTCCGCGTCCTGCTGCGCGGCCGCGAGATCTTCGGCGCCGGCGGCGTCGCCGAGGCGCGCGGCGGGGCCGTGGTCACCGCCGGCCCGACGTCGGCCCATGCCGATCGATGATGGATATCCCTCACGCCTGCCAAGGAGAGAACAATGCCCCTGCTGAAAGACAAGGTTGCCATCGTCACCGGCGCGAGTTCGGGGCTGGGACGCGCCATTGC encodes the following:
- a CDS encoding dihydroorotase: MFDLLLRGGNVVNAGGAARADVAIEGGRIAALLAPGESAVARDEIDVAGCDLLPGLVDAHVHLRDPGLTHKEDFQSGTRSAAVGGVTTLLDMPTDEPWTWNAGQLRDKMQLAAGRLHTDVGFQVVVRRDLAGLRELRELAPVSFELFTADVPEAFLHDTLDGMDRAMRALAPLDVLIGVSPGDESILAGETRRNAGRAGGVCEFQASRPPLAESAGIARAVLAAAATGARIHIRQTNSALGIATWRRLRDMADASIETTPQCLLFAKDSYERLGANLKASPPLREQEDLVAMREALRAGAIDIVATDHAPHSPAEKAASYANFADIPGGMPGVQTLLATMLHFVDQGDIALKDLVRMCSANPAARFGLGGRKGAIRPGHDADILILDPSKRTVVHNEDQLSRAGYTPFDGLDVPWRLLRVLLRGREIFGAGGVAEARGGAVVTAGPTSAHADR